The Coffea arabica cultivar ET-39 chromosome 8e, Coffea Arabica ET-39 HiFi, whole genome shotgun sequence genome window below encodes:
- the LOC140012928 gene encoding uncharacterized protein, giving the protein MIGHSYGMDAQAKATELETTILAAASPPQIAAACSGVEAFLQKHTPDQSRWFFSITFPTLICKTFGFDESSLPSKSQSPNGWIDIAMLSRDSELAGKIFGLLSPNGVLMSSISAVDRLSLVKYVFPIERLPEWVRYMLQNKRDCQVLMDLCPLFRNKVKEDSLKGSPCQVQLNVLEYFLFWFVYYPVCKGSSDGPDGARVRRSRKFRLENWAYSIPGLCSSKRGMEQKNDVNLYCRLLYAYFRAFVPMVDLSAHQPYRSSLLHYSWGHDTSVIERAEFLVNSLIHFWLVDNDFSPLPVSLCKSYGVTLPFRSIFGETPPTSGLGEVITLFVKYLTLNSVLCIEGHDKFGCNGYPPRKVSGSVDVINSKEITLDFTSNNSWNIWVQRPLYRFVLRTFLFCPVESSIKNVSQVFTVWVTYMEPWKVNLQEFAELDATLGMPQKSTSEVTQTSENGYSTAWQTYVLANYLYYSSLVMHFFGFAHKFLHTDPEVIIQMVSKVINLLTSSTELMDLIKIMDTAYHSKPTGSSKLVPNALYSFVPAIREQLQDWENGLCETAADGSFLHDNWNKDLRLFSGGEDGGQQLLQLFVLRAESELQAISGDNVAQSLKCLDSLKAQLSCLFGGPILGSSSRTPEKREHVQTRDEMFRPRSFGHHMVSEVKYKGDWMKRPISDDEIAWLAKLLVDLSAWLNESLGLNQVNSSQGWPAWSYVDLSGNAGNVSGFMDTMKIVFLSLFSWFTALGKAGLMFMRKRGLKVNLRILASKKIVMVLLMVAAFSISRKAFS; this is encoded by the exons ATGATTGGGCATTCGTACGGTATGGATGCACAGGCGAAGGCGACGGAGCTGGAGACGACGATCCTAGCTGCGGCGTCGCCGCCACAGATAGCCGCTGCGTGTAGCGGTGTGGAGGCTTTCTTACAAAAGCATACGCCGGACCAGTCCCGGTGGTTCTTCTCCATCACTTTTCCCACCCTAATTTGTAAAACTTTTGGCTTCGATGAGTCGTCTTTGCCTTCCAAATCTCAGTCCCCGAACGGTTGGATCGATATCGCTATGCTTTCTAGAGATTCTGAGCTCGCTG GTAAAATTTTCGGCTTATTATCACCAAATGGAGTGTTGATGTCCTCCATTTCAGCTGTTGATAGACtctctctagtaaaatatgtgTTTCCAATTGAAAGATTACCTGAATGGGTTCGGTATATGCTTCAGAACAAGCGAGACTGTCAggttttgatggatttatgTCCATTATTCAGGAACAAGGTTAAGGAGGATTCACTTAAGGGCTCGCCTTGCCAAGTTCAGTTGAATGTTTTGGAGTATTTcttgttttggtttgtttaCTACCCTGTCTGCAAGGGCAGTAGTGATGGTCCAGATGGTGCGAGAGTTCGGAGAAGTAGGAAATTTAGGTTGGAGAATTGGGCTTATTCTATTCCGGGGTTGTGCAGCAGTAAACGTGGAATGGAGCAAAAAAATGATGTCAATTTGTATTGTCGTCTACTGTATGCTTATTTTCGTGCTTTTGTGCCTATGGTTGATTTGAGTGCTCATCAACCTTATCGCAGTTCTCTACTTCATTATTCATGGGGACATGATACCTCAGTTATTGAAAGAGCAGAGTTTTTGGTCAATTCCTTGATACATTTTTGGTTGGTTGATAATGATTTCTCACCTCTGCCCGTGAGTTTGTGCAAGTCATATGGTGTGACTTTACCTttccggtcaatttttggtgAAACTCCACCTACTTCCGGATTGGGTGAAGTAATTACTTTGTTTGTTAAGTATCTCACTCTTAATTCAGTTCTTTGTATTGAGGGGCATGACAAGTTTGGATGCAATGGATATCCTCCACGGAAGGTTTCAGGTTCTGTTGATGTGATTAATTCAAAGGAAATTACACTAGATTTCACCTCCAACAATTCTTGGAACATATGGGTTCAGAGGCCATTATATAGATTTGTATTGAGAACATTTCTATTTTGCCCAGTAGAAAGTTCTATAAAGAATGTTTCTCAAGTATTCACTGTCTGGGTTACTTACATGGAACCTTGGAAAGTTAACTTGCAGGAGTTTGCAGAGCTTGATGCCACACTGGGAATGCCTCAAAAGAGTACATCTGAGGTTACTCAAACGTCTGAAAATGGTTATTCAACTGCCTGGCAAACTTATGTGCTGGCTAATTATCTGTATTATAGCTCTTTGGTTATGCACTTTTTTGGTTTTGCACATAAGTTCCTTCATACAGATCCAGAAGTCATTATACAGATGGTTTCCAAG GTGATAAACCTTTTAACTTCATCGACAGAGCTGATGGATCTCATAAAAATTATGGACACTGCTTATCATTCAAAACCAACAGGGTCATCCAAATTAGTGCCTAATGCCTTATATAGTTTTGTTCCAGCAATCCGCGAGCAATTACAG GACTGGGAAAATGGTCTATGTGAGACAGCTGCGGATGgatcatttttgcatgacaaCTGGAACAAAGATTTACGACTTTTTAGCGGGGGTGAGGATGGTGGACAACAATTACTTCAG CTCTTTGTGTTGCGAGCAGAGTCTGAGCTACAAGCTATATCTGGGGACAATGTTGCACAAAGCCTCAAGTGTCTAGACTCTCTCAAAGCCCAGCTAAGCTGCTTATTTGGCGGGCCAATATTGGGGTCATCTTCCAGAACGCCAGAGAAAAGAGAGCATGTTCAAACTCGTGATGAAATGTTCCGACCCAGAAGTTTTGGCCACCATATGGTGTCTGAAGTCAAGTACAAGGGTGATTGGATGAAGCGCCCCATATCTGATGATGAAATTGCATGGCTGGCAAAGCTTCTTGTGGATTTATCGGCATGGTTGAATGAAAGTCTTGGCTTAAACCAGGTGAACAGCAGCCAAGGGTGGCCTGCTTGGTCTTATGTGGATTTGTCAGGTAATGCAGGAAACGTATCGGGATTTATGGATACCATGAAAATTGTGTTCCTTTCATTGTTCTCCTGGTTTACTGCATTAGGCAAGGCAGGGTTAATGTTTATGCGAAAGCGTGGTCTGAAGGTGAACCTCCGAATATTAGCTTCAAAGAAGATAGTGATGGTGCTTCTTATGGTTGCTGCTTTTAGCATTTCGCGTAAAGCTTTTTCCTAg
- the LOC140012922 gene encoding transcription factor MYB114-like isoform X2, whose protein sequence is MAPKQEGSAIRFCRKGAWTAEEDRKLAEYIETHGAKKWKTVATKSGLNRCGESCRLRWLNYLRPNIKKGNISPDEEDLIVRLHKLLGNRWSLIAGRLPGRTDNEIKNYWNSHLSKKIYSTKITDGTTGAPAVPPPTTMAKVQVEVQATHHHESQADNAGLSFGVGDSLDDSVEGTSAMDCIIKFLELDEKHPPNH, encoded by the exons ATGGCCCCAAAACAGGAGGGCTCTGCTATAAGGTTTTGCAGAAAAGGAGCATGGACTGCTGAGGAAGATAGGAAGTTGGCCGAGTACATTGAAACACACGGCGCAAAGAAGTGGAAAACGGTGGCAACGAAATCAG GTCTCAATCGGTGTGGCGAAAGTTGTAGACTGAGATGGTTAAATTATCTTCGcccaaatatcaagaaaggcaACATCTCTCCTGATGAAGAAGACTTGATTGTTAGGCTTCATAAGCTCCTAGGGAATAG GTGGTCCTTGATTGCTGGGAGACTTCCAGGACGGACGGACAATGAAATAAAGAACTACTGGAATTCTCATTTGAGTAAGAAAATATATTCAACAAAAATAACAGATGGAACAACTGGAGCTCCGGCTGTACCACCTCCAACAACCATGGCTAAGGTACAGGTGGAGGTACAAGCCACTCATCATCACGAAAGCCAAGCAGACAATGCTGGGTTAAGCTTCGGTGTCGGTGATTCTTTGGATGATTCTGTGGAAGGGACTTCTGCAATGGATTGCATAatcaaatttcttgaacttgatgagAAGCACCCCCCAAACCATTGA
- the LOC140012922 gene encoding transcription factor MYB23-like isoform X1, producing MAPKQEGSAIRFCRKGAWTAEEDRKLAEYIETHGAKKWKTVATKSGLNRCGESCRLRWLNYLRPNIKKGNISPDEEDLIVRLHKLLGNRLVISYFSSQLTHWHQICSIDLSQFWGVGELQYIFTTLRRWSLIAGRLPGRTDNEIKNYWNSHLSKKIYSTKITDGTTGAPAVPPPTTMAKVQVEVQATHHHESQADNAGLSFGVGDSLDDSVEGTSAMDCIIKFLELDEKHPPNH from the exons ATGGCCCCAAAACAGGAGGGCTCTGCTATAAGGTTTTGCAGAAAAGGAGCATGGACTGCTGAGGAAGATAGGAAGTTGGCCGAGTACATTGAAACACACGGCGCAAAGAAGTGGAAAACGGTGGCAACGAAATCAG GTCTCAATCGGTGTGGCGAAAGTTGTAGACTGAGATGGTTAAATTATCTTCGcccaaatatcaagaaaggcaACATCTCTCCTGATGAAGAAGACTTGATTGTTAGGCTTCATAAGCTCCTAGGGAATAGGTTAgtcatttcatatttttcatCTCAACTGACGCATTGGCACCAAATTTGCTCCATTGATTTATCCCAATTTTGGGGAGTTGGGGAATTGCAATATATATTCACAACGCTGCGAAG GTGGTCCTTGATTGCTGGGAGACTTCCAGGACGGACGGACAATGAAATAAAGAACTACTGGAATTCTCATTTGAGTAAGAAAATATATTCAACAAAAATAACAGATGGAACAACTGGAGCTCCGGCTGTACCACCTCCAACAACCATGGCTAAGGTACAGGTGGAGGTACAAGCCACTCATCATCACGAAAGCCAAGCAGACAATGCTGGGTTAAGCTTCGGTGTCGGTGATTCTTTGGATGATTCTGTGGAAGGGACTTCTGCAATGGATTGCATAatcaaatttcttgaacttgatgagAAGCACCCCCCAAACCATTGA
- the LOC113703952 gene encoding probable glycosyltransferase At5g03795 isoform X1, with translation MTKSWRQIFIILLFRIDWRVLLLFSSLLTIVTVMVQIPRLPYPLSELIFVPPIVESAIYNNTSRATSRNSHFASHNQLAVAQIVPVNLSASAKQNQSVPEVGEIKQLSSRSRKKNRTTTHRRRGRRHRKNVEPFDEITTPPSPPSYANMSKEVLRQIWSLTPHEGLVHARKEIENAPLVQDDPDLYAPLFHNVSSFKRSYEMMELILKVYIYKEGKRPIFHQPHLQGIYSSEGWFMKLMEENREFVTMDPEKAHLFYLPYSVRQLQWALYVPNSHNIRPLSIFLRNHVNMLAAKYPFWNRSHGSDHFLVACHDWGPYTLNAHKELRRNTIKALCNADVSEKIFIEGKDVSLPETTIKNPTRPLRNLGGKRVSQRPILAFFAGNMHGRVRPKLLKYWGDKDGDLRIYGPLPKRVSQKMSYPDHMKSSKYCICPMGYEVNSPRIVEAIYYECVPVIIADNFALPFSEVLNWSAFSVIVAEKDIPRLKKILLEIPLKRYLVMQTNVKMLQKHFHWHSRPIRYDLFHMILHSIWLSRLNQVQVHESAQ, from the exons ATGACTAAGTCATGGCGGCAAATCTTTATTATCCTGTTGTTCAGAATTGATTGGAGAGTATTGTTGCTCTTTAGCTCCTTGCTTACCATAGTCACTGTTATGGTTCAAATTCCTAGACTTCCTTATCCATTGAGTGAATTGATTTTTGTTCCTCCAATAGTTGAAAGTGCAATATACAACAACACTAGTCGTGCTACAAGCAGGAATTCTCATTTTGCATCTCACAACCAGTTGGCAGTTGCTCAGATAGTCCCCGTAAATCTTTCTGCTTCTGCCAAACAGAATCAATCAGTACCAGAGGTAGGTGAAATAAAACAGTTGTCTTCCAGAAGCAGGAAAAAGAATAGAACTACTACCCATCGGCGAAGAGGAAGAAGACACAGGAAGAATGTTGAGCCATTTGATGAAATAACTACTCCACCTTCACCTCCTTCTTATGCAAATATGTCCAAAGAAGTTCTG AGACAAATTTGGTCATTGACACCACATGAGGGCCTTGTACATGCTAGAAAAGAAATTGAGAATGCCCCTCTGGTTCAGGATGATCCAGATTTATATGCCCCTTTATTCCACAATGTGTCTAGCTTCAAGAG GAGCTATGAGATGATGGAACTCATACTTAAGGTATACATTtacaaggaaggaaaaagaCCAATTTTCCATCAGCCTCATTTGCAAGGAATATATTCATCTGAAGGATGGTTTATGAAGTTGATGGAGGAAAATCGAGAGTTCGTCACCATGGACCCAGAAAAGGCACACTTATTCTATCTGCCATATAGTGTACGCCAGTTGCAGTGGGCTCTTTATGTGCCTAATTCACATAATATTAGACCCTTGTCAATTTTTCTGCGCAACCATGTTAACATGCTTGCTGCAAAATACCCTTTCTGGAATCGGTCTCATGGATCAGATCATTTTCTAGTTGCTTGCCATGATTGG GGTCCTTATACTTTGAATGCTCACAAGGAGCTTAGAAGAAACACCATAAAGGCTCTCTGTAATGCAGACGTCTCTGAAAAAATCTTCATTGAAGGAAAGGATGTGTCCCTTCCGGAGACCACCATAAAGAATCCCACTAGGCCTCTTAGAAACCTTGGTGGGAAAAGAGTTTCACAGCGCCCAATTCTGGCTTTCTTCGCCGGAAACATGCACGGCAGGGTCCGTCCGAAACTGCTCAAGTACTGGGGCGACAAAGATGGTGATTTGAGGATCTATGGTCCTTTGCCTAAAAGAGTTTCTCAAAAAATGTCCTATCCTGATCACATGAAATCAAGCAAATACTGCATTTGCCCTATGGGTTATGAAGTAAACAGTCCACGAATTGTGGAGGCAATATACTACGAATGTGTACCAGTGATCATAGCTGATAATTTTGCCCTCCCATTTAGCGAAGTGCTTAATTGGAGTGCATTCTCAGTTATTGTTGCCGAGAAGGACATCCCCAGATTGAAGAAGATACTGTTGGAGATACCTTTGAAACGATACCTCGTCATGCAAACCAACGTAAAGATGTTGCAAAAGCATTTTCACTGGCATTCTAGACCTATAAGATACGATTTATTCCACATGATACTGCATTCTATATGGTTAAGCAGGTTGAACCAGGTTCAGGTACACGAGTCAGCACAATAG
- the LOC113703952 gene encoding probable glycosyltransferase At5g03795 isoform X2 yields MYVVTLVGYLLIQFGSLLIYPFCDCEVESAIYNNTSRATSRNSHFASHNQLAVAQIVPVNLSASAKQNQSVPEVGEIKQLSSRSRKKNRTTTHRRRGRRHRKNVEPFDEITTPPSPPSYANMSKEVLRQIWSLTPHEGLVHARKEIENAPLVQDDPDLYAPLFHNVSSFKRSYEMMELILKVYIYKEGKRPIFHQPHLQGIYSSEGWFMKLMEENREFVTMDPEKAHLFYLPYSVRQLQWALYVPNSHNIRPLSIFLRNHVNMLAAKYPFWNRSHGSDHFLVACHDWGPYTLNAHKELRRNTIKALCNADVSEKIFIEGKDVSLPETTIKNPTRPLRNLGGKRVSQRPILAFFAGNMHGRVRPKLLKYWGDKDGDLRIYGPLPKRVSQKMSYPDHMKSSKYCICPMGYEVNSPRIVEAIYYECVPVIIADNFALPFSEVLNWSAFSVIVAEKDIPRLKKILLEIPLKRYLVMQTNVKMLQKHFHWHSRPIRYDLFHMILHSIWLSRLNQVQVHESAQ; encoded by the exons ATGTATGTAGTGACTTTAGTGGGATATCTGTTGATTCAATTTGGCAGTCTCTTGATCTATCCCTTTTGTGACTGTGAAG TTGAAAGTGCAATATACAACAACACTAGTCGTGCTACAAGCAGGAATTCTCATTTTGCATCTCACAACCAGTTGGCAGTTGCTCAGATAGTCCCCGTAAATCTTTCTGCTTCTGCCAAACAGAATCAATCAGTACCAGAGGTAGGTGAAATAAAACAGTTGTCTTCCAGAAGCAGGAAAAAGAATAGAACTACTACCCATCGGCGAAGAGGAAGAAGACACAGGAAGAATGTTGAGCCATTTGATGAAATAACTACTCCACCTTCACCTCCTTCTTATGCAAATATGTCCAAAGAAGTTCTG AGACAAATTTGGTCATTGACACCACATGAGGGCCTTGTACATGCTAGAAAAGAAATTGAGAATGCCCCTCTGGTTCAGGATGATCCAGATTTATATGCCCCTTTATTCCACAATGTGTCTAGCTTCAAGAG GAGCTATGAGATGATGGAACTCATACTTAAGGTATACATTtacaaggaaggaaaaagaCCAATTTTCCATCAGCCTCATTTGCAAGGAATATATTCATCTGAAGGATGGTTTATGAAGTTGATGGAGGAAAATCGAGAGTTCGTCACCATGGACCCAGAAAAGGCACACTTATTCTATCTGCCATATAGTGTACGCCAGTTGCAGTGGGCTCTTTATGTGCCTAATTCACATAATATTAGACCCTTGTCAATTTTTCTGCGCAACCATGTTAACATGCTTGCTGCAAAATACCCTTTCTGGAATCGGTCTCATGGATCAGATCATTTTCTAGTTGCTTGCCATGATTGG GGTCCTTATACTTTGAATGCTCACAAGGAGCTTAGAAGAAACACCATAAAGGCTCTCTGTAATGCAGACGTCTCTGAAAAAATCTTCATTGAAGGAAAGGATGTGTCCCTTCCGGAGACCACCATAAAGAATCCCACTAGGCCTCTTAGAAACCTTGGTGGGAAAAGAGTTTCACAGCGCCCAATTCTGGCTTTCTTCGCCGGAAACATGCACGGCAGGGTCCGTCCGAAACTGCTCAAGTACTGGGGCGACAAAGATGGTGATTTGAGGATCTATGGTCCTTTGCCTAAAAGAGTTTCTCAAAAAATGTCCTATCCTGATCACATGAAATCAAGCAAATACTGCATTTGCCCTATGGGTTATGAAGTAAACAGTCCACGAATTGTGGAGGCAATATACTACGAATGTGTACCAGTGATCATAGCTGATAATTTTGCCCTCCCATTTAGCGAAGTGCTTAATTGGAGTGCATTCTCAGTTATTGTTGCCGAGAAGGACATCCCCAGATTGAAGAAGATACTGTTGGAGATACCTTTGAAACGATACCTCGTCATGCAAACCAACGTAAAGATGTTGCAAAAGCATTTTCACTGGCATTCTAGACCTATAAGATACGATTTATTCCACATGATACTGCATTCTATATGGTTAAGCAGGTTGAACCAGGTTCAGGTACACGAGTCAGCACAATAG